The Cucumis melo cultivar AY chromosome 6, USDA_Cmelo_AY_1.0, whole genome shotgun sequence genome includes a region encoding these proteins:
- the LOC103496084 gene encoding uncharacterized protein LOC103496084, giving the protein MASSGFFLICMLHSLIALTCGALMMFYSHEVYVFGHGPETAIKLQGSSPHDQLLIKTSDSFSGLLLFTVGFLLFMVAFVKDREFQSFFAKGCVLLHLAMAIWRVYFERKLEDLARDWPRQVVGDVTLALSWVFFLVYSWREKYD; this is encoded by the coding sequence ATGGCATCATCTGGGTTTTTCTTAATCTGTATGCTTCATTCTCTGATTGCTTTAACTTGTGGAGCTTTAATGATGTTTTACTCCCACGAGGTCTATGTGTTTGGCCATGGCCCTGAAACCGCAATCAAGCTCCAGGGATCTAGTCCCCACGATCAGCTTCTGATAAAGACATCTGATTCTTTCTCTGGTTTGCTTCTCTTTACTGTTGGGTTTCTTTTATTCATGGTGGCTTTTGTCAAAGATAGAGAGTTCCAAAGCTTCTTTGCTAAAGGCTGCGTGTTGCTTCACTTAGCTATGGCCATATGGAGAGTTTATTTCGAGAGGAAGCTTGAGGATCTCGCCCGTGATTGGCCTCGACAGGTCGTTGGGGATGTTACATTGGCATTGTCATGGGTTTTCTTTCTTGTGTATTCATGGAGAGAAAAATACGATTAA